In one Trichlorobacter lovleyi SZ genomic region, the following are encoded:
- a CDS encoding MG2 domain-containing protein — protein MQRLLTLFFLLILSLLTVIPSGAAPVATGPVPVQITVMAAETNKPIPAASIEFRENTGPGRVVANLTVDANGSGTVSLPKGTYYYLTRAAGMGTTRNYLYLDGQEKAEAKVWLNKAAAISGRLVDSTGKPLAGFRMLVDRLFSATTDAGGRFRFDNLDPRGHDLILEQPGWVLEKSFYPQPAAGEDKQLGNLTVRKAGTVEISASLSSNRYMSSASGVSLSLNGGTVWRSDKLDSTGKLKIGMLPPGSYTVAVSDERMERTEQQLTLKEGEQQQLSLVANPRPPSLDVELYGDVILSNKAVAVRVYGLWVTKAQVTINRIAPEAIINNSVNLAKPEEIPDHLLKLQKKLSITLKPGKNEHRNRARFKLPALPPGAYLVQLQGDGAVAKVAFIATDLGLVAKTAPDRTLLQALDLKSGKPLARVAFYGSDPARVATTSKADGTAFWEIKQQGQRVVGRLGNSLAVLSLGADEGEQKTSAIKGYLYTERTAYRPGQTVFYKGVMRQKAGDDYQLPSGGQITIKVTDSGDKTVFEEAVKSSPSGSFHGQFNLPATPTLGEYSISAGNGADSWQGSFKVLEYRKPEFEVKLHADQQFPLSGSQIPVKLSARYYFGAPVAEGKIVWRVYSQPWYADERAGGGFGEESYQYDGYNEFVSEGEAKLDPNGEATITVTAKNHEQPVRYSIEADVTDNSSRQVSGSTSLTVVPSLLDIRIKGEQYLLQPGKPSGFIVRVADWQGVARPNTAVALIVEKQVYDKKSRTYSWKSVTTLHDRTAKDGATRISYSFPSSDYWRLRAETFDEGKRRSYDETYAWVWEKGSSWAGSYRELEAEFDKKSYKPGETARLILRAPALGGSLLLTLEGRRIHQSRIIPITAAVQVVEIPVTKDLAPNIHVSASTISNGRFYQQQGLLKVEYQPGKLDLTVTPQQPVYAPGDTAKITISSRSEGKPVPAEISLALVDEAIFAVAPETREEIYRFFRGRRDHLVRTINSFPRLYLGGASKDLAKLAGADDLKGIKVRKVFKDTAAWLPMLASDSNGTVVAEAQLPDNLTKWRATAVGHTAEQQFGSGQASFISRLAFMARLAPPRFMVAEDRLEIPGLLNDATNKEQQVKGRFEATGLTLLGDTDFTGTVPAGGSLRKNIQVTAQQPGQALLRLTAAGSEGKDALELTFPVLSRSLQREQAASIALRSGQAQALVTQPGSALLDSGSITATFSPTVADSLIPALEYLISFPYGCVEQTVSRFVPAVYAQQMLTAQGRNLSPTLQAKLPQIVAEGLQRLADLQHADGGWGWWKNDSTNPHLTALAMQGLATAKRAGIKLDEQLVQRGTKALESQLDKARPEQAAVLYRALTAHGGNHPATEKRLIDGLTSLPAEAKIAVAEALDNRGQRQQAAQILKGLQALLQRDSEAAWLPENETGWRWGSSSLETTAALLSATSRIMPEDAASAALARYLARNQRGGWWQTTVASAAGVRALADFVAASGELDASYTARLLHNSKELERYTVEKGRLTVGRATLTTPAVAGENSLQLEKSNNSGSAYLSAKLTYRVPVEQSAKADGLQLERSIYRIRSVQKNGQWRHEYEPLKTGDPVTVGEDLEVRLTVKNSATLEYLILEDHLPAGFEVRQADRDPRYANEAYYQGWYDHKERRDTLMAWFVGYLPSGSHEFRFVVYPELKGKVLALPSAIWPMYRPELRSESSPWQVEVR, from the coding sequence ATGCAACGCCTACTCACCCTGTTTTTCCTCCTGATTCTTTCCCTACTGACTGTTATCCCGTCAGGTGCCGCACCTGTAGCAACCGGCCCGGTGCCGGTGCAGATCACAGTGATGGCAGCCGAGACCAACAAGCCGATACCTGCCGCATCTATCGAGTTTCGGGAGAACACGGGACCGGGCAGGGTTGTTGCCAACCTGACCGTGGATGCCAACGGCAGCGGAACCGTCAGTCTGCCCAAGGGGACCTACTACTACCTGACCAGGGCTGCTGGCATGGGCACCACCCGCAACTACCTGTATCTGGATGGTCAGGAAAAGGCCGAGGCCAAGGTCTGGCTGAACAAGGCTGCCGCCATTTCCGGGCGTCTGGTGGATAGTACCGGCAAGCCGCTGGCCGGGTTCAGGATGCTGGTTGACCGGCTGTTCAGCGCCACCACCGATGCAGGTGGCAGGTTCCGTTTTGACAACCTTGACCCACGTGGCCATGACCTGATTCTGGAGCAACCGGGCTGGGTGCTGGAAAAATCCTTCTATCCCCAGCCTGCTGCAGGTGAAGACAAACAGCTGGGCAATCTGACCGTGCGCAAGGCAGGCACGGTGGAGATCAGCGCCAGCCTTTCCAGCAACCGGTATATGAGCTCTGCTTCCGGTGTCTCGCTGTCTTTGAACGGCGGCACTGTCTGGCGCAGCGACAAGCTGGACAGCACTGGCAAGCTGAAGATCGGGATGCTGCCACCGGGCAGCTATACCGTTGCCGTCTCTGATGAACGGATGGAGCGCACTGAGCAGCAACTGACCCTGAAGGAAGGGGAACAGCAGCAGCTGTCCCTGGTTGCCAACCCCAGGCCTCCCTCACTTGATGTTGAGCTGTACGGCGATGTGATCCTGTCCAATAAGGCGGTAGCAGTCAGGGTGTACGGCCTCTGGGTCACCAAGGCACAGGTCACTATCAACCGGATTGCTCCTGAGGCGATCATCAACAACTCGGTTAACCTTGCCAAGCCGGAGGAGATCCCGGATCACCTGCTGAAGCTGCAGAAGAAACTCAGCATTACGTTGAAGCCGGGCAAGAATGAGCACCGCAACCGGGCACGCTTTAAACTGCCTGCGCTGCCTCCCGGTGCTTATCTGGTGCAGTTGCAGGGGGATGGGGCAGTTGCCAAAGTCGCCTTTATTGCCACGGACCTGGGGCTGGTGGCCAAGACCGCGCCTGACCGCACCCTGCTGCAGGCCCTGGACCTGAAGAGCGGCAAGCCGCTTGCCAGGGTGGCCTTCTATGGCTCCGACCCTGCCAGGGTAGCAACAACCAGCAAGGCAGATGGCACGGCCTTCTGGGAGATCAAACAGCAGGGGCAACGGGTTGTTGGTCGCCTTGGCAACAGTCTGGCAGTGCTCTCTTTGGGGGCGGATGAAGGGGAGCAGAAAACCAGCGCAATCAAAGGCTATCTCTATACGGAACGGACCGCCTACCGGCCGGGCCAGACCGTTTTTTACAAAGGTGTGATGCGTCAAAAAGCCGGGGATGACTACCAGTTACCCTCCGGTGGTCAGATCACCATCAAGGTGACTGATTCCGGCGACAAGACTGTGTTTGAAGAGGCTGTCAAAAGCTCACCATCCGGTTCATTCCATGGCCAGTTCAACCTGCCTGCAACCCCCACCCTGGGGGAGTACAGCATCTCTGCCGGCAATGGGGCAGACTCATGGCAGGGCAGCTTCAAGGTGCTGGAGTACCGCAAACCGGAGTTTGAGGTAAAGCTGCATGCGGATCAGCAGTTCCCGCTGTCCGGCAGCCAGATCCCGGTCAAACTTTCAGCCCGTTACTACTTTGGCGCACCGGTGGCTGAAGGGAAGATTGTCTGGCGGGTTTATTCCCAGCCCTGGTACGCTGATGAACGGGCCGGAGGCGGCTTTGGCGAGGAATCATACCAGTATGACGGCTATAATGAGTTTGTCAGTGAAGGTGAGGCAAAGCTGGACCCCAATGGTGAGGCCACCATCACCGTAACTGCCAAAAACCATGAACAGCCGGTCAGATATTCCATTGAGGCTGATGTGACCGACAACTCCTCCCGCCAGGTAAGCGGCTCAACCAGCCTGACCGTGGTACCGTCGCTACTGGATATCAGGATCAAGGGAGAGCAGTACCTGCTGCAGCCTGGTAAGCCAAGCGGCTTTATTGTGCGGGTGGCTGACTGGCAGGGAGTTGCCAGGCCCAACACAGCGGTTGCGCTGATTGTTGAAAAGCAAGTCTATGACAAGAAAAGCCGCACCTATAGCTGGAAGAGTGTTACCACCCTGCATGATCGTACCGCTAAGGATGGGGCAACCCGAATCAGCTACAGCTTCCCTTCTTCTGACTACTGGCGGCTGCGGGCTGAGACCTTTGATGAAGGCAAGCGCCGCAGCTATGATGAAACCTATGCCTGGGTCTGGGAAAAAGGCAGCAGCTGGGCTGGCAGCTATCGCGAGCTGGAGGCGGAGTTTGACAAAAAGAGCTACAAGCCGGGTGAGACTGCCCGCCTGATCCTGCGGGCACCGGCGCTGGGCGGTTCGCTGCTGCTGACCCTTGAAGGACGCCGCATCCACCAGAGCCGGATTATCCCGATTACCGCAGCGGTGCAGGTGGTTGAGATCCCGGTCACCAAAGATCTGGCCCCCAACATCCATGTTTCAGCCAGCACCATAAGCAATGGACGGTTTTACCAACAGCAAGGCCTGTTAAAGGTTGAGTATCAGCCGGGCAAACTGGATCTGACCGTTACTCCGCAGCAGCCGGTCTATGCCCCTGGTGATACCGCAAAGATCACCATCAGCAGCAGGTCCGAAGGTAAGCCGGTTCCGGCTGAGATCTCGCTGGCTCTGGTGGATGAGGCGATCTTTGCCGTGGCACCGGAGACCCGCGAGGAGATCTACCGCTTCTTCCGTGGACGGCGGGATCACCTGGTCCGCACGATCAACTCCTTCCCCCGGCTCTACCTGGGGGGCGCATCAAAGGATCTGGCAAAACTGGCCGGTGCTGATGACCTGAAGGGGATCAAGGTCCGCAAGGTGTTTAAGGATACCGCAGCCTGGCTGCCGATGCTGGCCAGTGACAGTAACGGCACGGTGGTTGCCGAGGCCCAGCTGCCGGACAACCTGACCAAATGGCGCGCCACTGCGGTGGGGCATACGGCTGAACAGCAGTTTGGCAGTGGCCAGGCCAGTTTTATCAGCCGCCTAGCGTTCATGGCCCGTCTGGCGCCACCCCGCTTCATGGTGGCTGAAGACCGGCTGGAGATTCCTGGGCTGCTGAACGATGCCACTAATAAGGAACAACAGGTAAAAGGTCGCTTTGAGGCCACCGGTCTGACCCTGCTGGGTGATACCGACTTTACCGGTACGGTTCCGGCTGGCGGTTCTTTGCGCAAGAATATTCAGGTTACGGCACAGCAGCCCGGTCAGGCCCTGTTGCGGCTGACCGCAGCAGGCAGCGAGGGCAAAGATGCCCTGGAGTTGACCTTCCCGGTGCTGTCCCGATCCCTGCAACGTGAACAGGCCGCCAGCATTGCGCTGCGCAGTGGGCAGGCACAGGCACTGGTTACGCAACCCGGTTCAGCACTGTTGGACAGCGGCAGCATCACCGCAACATTCTCCCCCACCGTGGCGGACAGCCTGATTCCGGCACTGGAGTATCTGATCTCCTTCCCCTATGGCTGCGTTGAGCAGACCGTTTCCCGTTTTGTTCCTGCGGTCTATGCCCAACAGATGCTGACCGCCCAGGGACGGAATCTCTCGCCAACACTGCAGGCCAAACTGCCGCAGATTGTGGCTGAGGGGCTGCAGCGCCTGGCTGATCTGCAGCATGCAGATGGTGGCTGGGGCTGGTGGAAAAACGACAGCACCAACCCGCACCTGACCGCCCTGGCCATGCAGGGGCTGGCAACGGCCAAACGGGCCGGAATAAAGCTGGATGAGCAGCTTGTGCAGCGGGGCACCAAGGCACTGGAGAGCCAGCTTGACAAGGCCCGCCCAGAACAGGCTGCCGTGCTCTACCGGGCATTGACCGCCCACGGTGGCAACCATCCCGCTACCGAAAAACGTCTGATTGATGGTTTGACCAGCCTGCCAGCGGAAGCGAAGATCGCTGTTGCCGAGGCACTGGACAACCGTGGCCAACGGCAACAGGCAGCGCAGATCCTGAAGGGGCTGCAGGCACTGCTGCAACGGGACAGCGAGGCTGCCTGGCTGCCTGAAAACGAGACCGGCTGGCGCTGGGGCAGCTCATCCCTTGAGACCACTGCTGCATTGCTTTCAGCCACAAGCAGAATCATGCCGGAAGATGCCGCTTCAGCGGCACTGGCCCGCTATCTGGCCCGTAACCAGCGGGGCGGCTGGTGGCAGACCACGGTTGCCTCGGCTGCCGGGGTACGGGCCCTGGCTGACTTTGTTGCTGCAAGCGGTGAACTTGATGCCAGTTACACCGCCCGTCTGCTGCACAACTCAAAAGAGCTGGAGCGCTACACCGTGGAAAAAGGGCGCCTGACCGTTGGCCGCGCCACCCTCACAACCCCGGCAGTTGCCGGAGAAAACAGCCTGCAGCTTGAAAAATCCAACAACAGCGGCAGCGCCTATCTGAGTGCAAAGCTCACCTACCGGGTTCCGGTGGAGCAGTCAGCCAAGGCCGATGGCCTGCAGCTTGAGCGCAGCATCTACCGGATCAGATCCGTACAGAAAAACGGACAGTGGCGTCATGAATACGAACCGCTGAAAACGGGTGATCCGGTTACGGTTGGCGAAGATCTGGAGGTCCGGCTGACCGTTAAAAACAGTGCCACCCTTGAGTATCTGATCCTGGAAGATCACCTGCCTGCCGGTTTTGAGGTGCGTCAGGCAGACCGCGACCCGCGCTATGCCAATGAGGCCTACTACCAGGGCTGGTACGATCACAAGGAGCGCCGCGATACCCTGATGGCCTGGTTTGTTGGCTACCTGCCATCGGGCAGTCATGAGTTCCGTTTTGTGGTCTACCCGGAACTGAAAGGAAAGGTTCTGGCACTGCCATCAGCCATCTGGCCGATGTACCGGCCGGAGTTGCGCAGTGAAAGCAGTCCCTGGCAGGTGGAGGTGCGCTGA
- a CDS encoding type II toxin-antitoxin system RelE/ParE family toxin, whose protein sequence is MIEIRKTEQFANWLDNLRDIQAKARVLVRIERLASGNAGDVKPVGEGISEMRINYGPGYRVYFVQRGSELIILLAGGDKSNQSRDIKAAIRLAQKL, encoded by the coding sequence ATGATTGAAATCCGTAAAACTGAACAATTTGCCAACTGGCTTGACAACCTGCGTGATATCCAAGCCAAGGCTCGCGTCTTGGTCAGGATTGAACGTCTTGCCTCGGGAAATGCCGGCGACGTCAAGCCTGTTGGCGAAGGTATTTCGGAAATGAGAATCAACTACGGTCCCGGTTATCGTGTCTATTTTGTCCAACGCGGCAGCGAGTTGATCATCCTGCTGGCTGGTGGTGACAAGAGCAACCAATCTCGGGATATCAAGGCAGCAATTCGCCTTGCACAGAAATTATAG
- a CDS encoding addiction module antidote protein gives MTRTTTSRYDVAEHLRTPEEMAAYLEASLEEANGDAAFIAKALGDIARAKGMSQVARDAGLSRESLYKALSGERVPGFDTILKIVSALGLKLHAEAAH, from the coding sequence ATGACCAGAACAACTACCAGTCGTTATGATGTTGCCGAGCATCTCCGTACTCCGGAAGAAATGGCAGCCTATCTTGAAGCTTCCCTTGAAGAGGCCAATGGCGATGCCGCTTTTATTGCCAAGGCCCTCGGTGATATTGCCCGTGCCAAGGGGATGTCGCAGGTGGCTCGTGATGCCGGTCTTTCCCGTGAAAGTCTTTATAAGGCCCTCTCCGGAGAAAGAGTTCCAGGTTTTGATACAATTCTCAAAATTGTTTCGGCTTTGGGACTCAAACTTCACGCTGAAGCTGCCCATTAA
- a CDS encoding type II toxin-antitoxin system VapC family toxin has protein sequence MKILLDTNIVLDLLMDRMPFADAAAELFSKVEDGSATGYLCGTTITTVYYLAAKVVGTPKAQEEIKKLLSLFEVAPVNRHVLQSALAAGFADFEDAVIYEAARHVGAEAIVTRNQKDFKKSKIPVYSAEETIKILALQSSD, from the coding sequence TTGAAAATACTTCTGGATACAAACATCGTCCTTGATCTGCTGATGGACCGCATGCCATTTGCGGATGCCGCAGCAGAACTGTTTTCAAAGGTGGAAGACGGAAGCGCCACCGGGTACTTGTGCGGCACGACAATCACAACCGTCTATTATCTTGCAGCAAAAGTGGTAGGCACACCAAAGGCACAGGAAGAAATAAAAAAATTGCTGAGTCTTTTTGAAGTGGCTCCTGTTAACAGACATGTTCTTCAGTCAGCACTTGCCGCTGGTTTTGCCGATTTTGAAGACGCAGTAATTTATGAAGCTGCCCGTCATGTCGGAGCTGAAGCCATTGTCACTCGCAATCAGAAGGATTTCAAAAAGTCAAAAATACCGGTGTATTCTGCGGAAGAGACAATAAAAATACTGGCCTTACAAAGCAGTGATTAG
- a CDS encoding DUF6364 family protein, with product MQTKLTLRLEDQLVEQAKSYAAQAGKSVSQIVAEYFKLITTQNIKTNTPSTPITQSLRGLLRESKLDEKDYKKYLEGKHL from the coding sequence ATGCAAACCAAGCTCACTCTTCGCCTTGAAGATCAGTTAGTTGAACAGGCAAAATCCTACGCGGCACAAGCAGGGAAATCTGTATCGCAGATCGTTGCAGAATACTTCAAGCTGATCACTACTCAGAACATCAAAACCAACACTCCTTCAACACCAATAACGCAATCACTTCGGGGATTATTGCGGGAATCAAAGCTGGATGAAAAGGATTACAAAAAATATCTGGAGGGGAAACACCTTTGA
- a CDS encoding AMMECR1 domain-containing protein has translation MKNRLLLICLFFCLLVLPASGATFSQPDQTALLEYARATMISRLEKRPAPSPPAITIGNQRACFVTFFVKRQVMACFGSFTPRHATLFDEISDNIRLALKNDSRATRLTPELARSASIQITFPGQPQPISDWRQVDPQHEGLLVEASDGRGVAIVPGEARTAQYAWRSALQRLGLNERSSGIRLYRFKAEYIRGQE, from the coding sequence ATGAAAAACAGGTTGCTGCTGATCTGTCTGTTCTTCTGCCTGCTGGTACTGCCTGCTTCTGGCGCAACCTTCAGCCAGCCGGACCAGACCGCCCTGCTGGAGTATGCCAGGGCAACCATGATCAGCCGCCTGGAAAAGAGGCCCGCACCCAGTCCGCCAGCAATCACCATTGGAAACCAGCGGGCCTGTTTTGTCACCTTCTTTGTCAAGCGGCAGGTCATGGCCTGTTTTGGCAGCTTTACTCCGCGCCATGCCACCCTGTTTGATGAGATCAGCGACAACATCCGACTGGCCCTGAAGAACGACAGTCGCGCCACCCGGCTTACCCCAGAACTGGCTCGCTCTGCCAGTATCCAGATCACCTTTCCCGGACAGCCGCAGCCGATCAGCGATTGGCGTCAGGTTGATCCACAGCATGAAGGCCTGCTGGTGGAGGCATCGGATGGCCGTGGGGTGGCGATTGTACCGGGTGAGGCCCGCACTGCACAGTATGCCTGGCGTTCTGCCCTGCAACGCTTGGGATTAAACGAACGGAGCAGCGGGATCAGGTTGTACCGGTTTAAGGCAGAATATATCAGGGGGCAGGAATAG
- a CDS encoding VanW family protein produces the protein MKSIPALFLFLLFFSISQSALAADDAFSHIWGGFSTSLQLRSDQQRHNTATAARDLDRVIIAPGETFSFNERVGARDTGKGYRAAPIITATGLLQDIPGGGICQLASTIYNAGLLAGMQVVERHPHSRTVGHVPPGRDATIASWRKDLKLKNPHPYPLQLRIALNQNRLTTSLYGPVEKPFSVELNVSQTRLVPDTVVVTATAHAPQQQGASGFSTETRRIIKENGQVRDELISQDIYPAPSRVMAGDSP, from the coding sequence ATGAAGAGCATTCCGGCCCTCTTCCTGTTCCTGCTGTTTTTCTCCATCAGCCAGTCAGCCCTGGCTGCCGATGATGCCTTCAGCCATATCTGGGGCGGCTTCAGCACCTCACTGCAGCTTCGCTCAGACCAGCAACGCCACAACACCGCCACTGCAGCCCGCGACCTGGATCGCGTGATTATTGCACCGGGTGAGACCTTCAGCTTTAACGAGCGGGTCGGTGCACGGGACACAGGCAAAGGCTATCGCGCTGCGCCGATCATCACTGCAACCGGCCTGCTGCAGGATATCCCCGGCGGCGGCATCTGCCAGCTGGCCTCTACCATCTACAATGCCGGACTTCTGGCTGGGATGCAGGTGGTGGAACGGCACCCCCACTCCCGCACTGTTGGTCATGTACCACCGGGCCGGGATGCCACCATCGCCTCCTGGCGCAAAGACCTGAAACTGAAAAACCCCCACCCCTACCCGCTGCAACTGCGCATTGCCCTGAACCAGAACCGTCTGACCACCTCATTGTACGGACCGGTTGAGAAGCCGTTTTCCGTAGAGCTGAATGTCAGCCAGACCAGACTGGTGCCGGATACGGTTGTGGTTACCGCTACTGCCCATGCCCCGCAACAACAGGGGGCCAGCGGCTTTTCCACCGAGACCAGAAGGATCATTAAGGAAAACGGACAAGTGCGGGATGAGCTGATCTCCCAGGACATCTATCCGGCCCCCAGCCGGGTGATGGCAGGGGACAGTCCATGA
- the hemW gene encoding radical SAM family heme chaperone HemW, whose amino-acid sequence MFSRLYIHIPWCLSKCGYCAFSSRPLEPHQLEQTCHLLLREMELAATVYPLNQPLRSLYFGGGTPSLLDPEQVSRLISGSQALFGHSSTIEITLEANPGTVSLDSLTGYYQAGVSRLSLGAQSFNDQLLQTLGRRHTAVETCNAFQLAQQAGFSSIGLDLICGLPDQTMTDWQQDLAAALALQPDHLSVYGLTIEEETPFAGRYPVGSDALPDHDLSAGMLEEADSRLTAAGYDHYEIANFARPGCRSQHNCGYWQRDGYLGIGPGAHSFLRQEWGIRWGNQSVFETWAAAIHDRKLAATEQQELTREDALSEYIFLGLRMADGISLNGFAEEFGERLEHRFSEAIHQLQQAGLLTCSQDRLCLTKQGMLLSNQVFVRFL is encoded by the coding sequence ATGTTTTCCCGACTGTATATCCATATCCCCTGGTGCCTCAGCAAATGCGGCTATTGTGCCTTCAGCTCCCGACCGCTTGAACCGCACCAACTGGAGCAGACCTGTCATCTGCTGCTGCGGGAGATGGAACTGGCAGCCACGGTCTATCCCCTCAATCAGCCGCTCCGTTCTCTCTACTTCGGCGGCGGCACCCCTTCCCTGCTTGACCCTGAACAGGTCAGCCGCCTGATCTCCGGTTCGCAGGCCCTGTTTGGTCATTCCAGCACCATCGAGATCACCCTGGAGGCAAATCCCGGCACGGTCAGCCTTGACTCACTGACCGGCTATTACCAGGCCGGAGTATCCCGGCTTTCACTGGGAGCACAATCCTTTAATGACCAGCTGCTGCAGACCCTGGGCAGGCGGCACACTGCAGTCGAAACCTGCAACGCGTTCCAACTGGCGCAGCAGGCCGGTTTCAGCAGCATCGGCCTTGATCTGATCTGCGGCCTGCCGGATCAGACCATGACTGACTGGCAGCAGGATCTGGCAGCAGCGCTGGCACTCCAGCCGGACCACCTCTCGGTCTATGGCCTGACCATTGAGGAAGAAACTCCCTTTGCCGGACGCTACCCTGTTGGATCAGATGCGCTGCCTGATCATGACCTGTCTGCAGGTATGCTTGAAGAGGCTGACAGCAGGCTTACTGCTGCGGGCTATGATCATTACGAGATCGCCAACTTTGCCCGCCCAGGCTGTCGCTCCCAGCACAACTGCGGCTACTGGCAGCGGGACGGCTACCTGGGAATCGGCCCCGGGGCCCACTCCTTTCTGCGCCAGGAATGGGGAATCCGCTGGGGCAATCAGAGCGTTTTTGAGACCTGGGCTGCTGCCATACATGACAGAAAACTTGCAGCAACGGAACAGCAGGAACTGACCCGCGAAGATGCCCTGTCAGAATATATCTTTCTGGGTCTGCGTATGGCTGACGGCATCAGTCTTAACGGTTTTGCAGAGGAATTTGGAGAACGGCTTGAGCACCGTTTTTCAGAAGCGATCCATCAGCTGCAACAGGCCGGATTACTGACCTGCAGCCAGGACCGGCTCTGCCTGACCAAACAGGGGATGCTGCTTTCAAATCAGGTCTTCGTGCGCTTTCTCTAA
- a CDS encoding c-type cytochrome, whose translation MRSGLVLLVSILLSGVAWADISGEKLFNRKCTMCHVVRGRGGAIGPDLTRVAARMSEAQLQAKVAYPKKSHPGTSMPSFATLEAGEMQALMAYLKTLK comes from the coding sequence ATGAGATCAGGTCTGGTTCTGCTGGTGTCCATACTGTTGTCCGGGGTTGCCTGGGCAGATATTTCGGGTGAGAAGCTGTTTAACCGCAAGTGTACCATGTGTCATGTGGTCAGGGGGCGGGGTGGTGCCATCGGTCCTGATCTGACCAGGGTGGCTGCCCGCATGTCAGAAGCCCAGCTGCAGGCCAAGGTAGCCTATCCCAAGAAATCCCATCCCGGTACCTCCATGCCTTCCTTTGCCACCCTTGAGGCTGGCGAGATGCAGGCATTGATGGCCTACCTGAAGACGCTTAAATAA
- the lexA gene encoding transcriptional repressor LexA yields the protein MNTYEGKPRQELTQRQKQVLQFITSYTDDNGFPPSQREIARHLNVSGTLPVMKHLGALERKGYIKRESVNRGIALVRPANRSVSLPVVGVVRAGHLAPAIEDIQGHFAVDPMAVKGDDCFFLRVSGDSMINAGILDGDLAMVRPQQTAGNKDTVVAMIDGEVTLKWFYRERDHIRLQPANPNMEPIIIRPEDGELSIVGKVIGVYRRMN from the coding sequence ATGAATACCTATGAAGGCAAACCCCGACAAGAACTGACTCAGCGCCAGAAGCAGGTGCTGCAGTTCATTACGTCATACACGGATGACAACGGCTTTCCGCCCAGCCAGCGCGAGATCGCCCGTCACCTGAATGTCTCGGGCACACTGCCGGTCATGAAGCATCTCGGGGCATTGGAGCGCAAAGGGTACATCAAGCGGGAGAGTGTCAACCGGGGCATCGCTCTGGTGCGGCCGGCCAACCGTTCAGTATCTCTGCCGGTGGTCGGTGTCGTGCGTGCAGGGCACCTTGCCCCTGCGATTGAAGATATTCAGGGGCACTTCGCGGTGGATCCGATGGCGGTCAAAGGAGATGACTGCTTCTTTCTGCGGGTAAGTGGCGATTCCATGATCAATGCAGGCATCCTGGACGGCGATCTGGCAATGGTGCGGCCGCAGCAGACTGCCGGCAACAAAGATACCGTGGTTGCCATGATTGATGGTGAGGTGACGCTGAAATGGTTCTACCGGGAACGGGACCACATCCGGCTGCAACCGGCAAACCCGAACATGGAACCGATCATTATCCGTCCGGAGGATGGCGAACTGAGCATAGTCGGCAAGGTAATCGGCGTGTACCGCCGGATGAACTGA